The Pseudomonas benzenivorans region TGGCTGCCGAGGTTTAACTCGGGTGGCCCGATCGACAGGAAGGCCCATGGGCCGGAGGGCATCGATGAACTCAGGCAGGTTTCCCCCTTACCTGCAGCCAGGCGAGCGGGTGGTGCTATTCGATGGTGTGTGCAAGCTATGCAATGGCTGGGCAAAGTTCCTGATTCGCCATGATCGTCAGCGGCGCTTCAGGCTGGCGGCGGTGCAGTCGCCCCAGGGGCAGGCGATTCTCGCCTGGTTCGGCCTGCCGCTGGAGCGCTTCGACACCATGGCCTATGTCGAGGGCAACCAGTTGTTCGTGCGTTCCACGGCGGTGCTGCGCATCCTCGACCTGCTCGGTTGGCCCTGGCGCGCCTTCGGCCTGCTGCGCCTGTGTCCCAGGCCAGTGCGCGACTGGGCCTATGACCGCATCGCCCTGAACCGCTATCGGCTGTTCGGCCGCTACCCCAGCTGTTTGCTGCCCGACCCCGATCATGCGCGGCGCTTCCTGCATGGTTGAGTGCCGCCTGCAGCAGATCGCCCTGGTGGCACGGACGGCCCTGGCGCTGGTATTCCTCTGGCATGGCCTGGTGCCGAAGATCCTCTGGTTGAGCCCGGACGAAGTGGCGATGATCGAGGCCCACGGTCTTCCGGCCGCCGCCCAGGTGGCGATGCTCGCGGGGGTGGCCGAGGTGCTGCTGGCGGCCCTGCTGATGCTGCTGCGTCGACGGCGCTGGCCCCTGCTGTTGGCCGGGCTGGTGCTTGTCGGACTGTTGGTCGATGTGGTCTTGTTCAGCCCCCACCTGCTGATCCAGGCCTTCAACCCGCTTTCCACGAACCTGGCTGCCCTGGCGCTGTGTCTGCTGGCCTGGCTGGCGGAGGGGCCGAGCAAGACCTCAACGGCTCGGGCCCGGGTATGAGTGGGGTGCTGTCCGCCCGCCAACGCGATGCCCTGCGCATGGCCTGGCACTTCGTCGCGCCTTACCGGGGACGCATCCTCGCCGCCCTGTTGGCGCTGCTGTTCACCGCCGCCATCACCCTGTCCATGGGACAGGGCATCAGGCTGCTGGTGGACCAGGGGCTGGCGACCCAGTCGGCCCAGGCGTTGCGCGACGCCATCGGCTTGTTCTTCGTCCTGGTGCTGGCCCTGGCCATTGGCACGTTCACCCGTTTCTACCTGGTGTCATGGATCGGTGAGCGCTTCGTCGCCGATATCCGCAAGCGGGTGTTCGACCACCTGATCGGCCTGCATCCCGGGTTCTACGAGAGCAACCGCAGTTCGGAGATCCAGTCGCGCCTGACCGCCGACACCACCCTGCTGCAGTCGGTGATCGGCTCGTCGCTGTCGATGGCGTTGCGCAACCTGATCATGCTGGCCGGCGGCGTCGTGCTGTTGATCGTCACCAACCCGAAGCTCAGCGGCATCGTGCTGCTGGCCCTGCCGCTGGTAGTGGCGCCTATCCTGATCTTCGGCAGGCGGGTGCGCCAGCTGTCGCGCCTGAGTCAGGACCGGGTGGCCGATGTCGGCAGCTATGTCGGCGAGGCGCTCGGCCAGATCAAGACGGTGCAGGCCTACAACCACCAGGCCGAGGATCGGCGGCGTTTCGCCCTGTCGGCGGAGGCCGCCTTCGACATCGCGCGCAAGCGCATCATGCAGCGCGCCTGGCTGGTGACCCTGGTGATAGTGCTGGTGCTGGGGGCGGTGGGGGTGATGCTCTGGGTCGGCGGCATGGACGTGATCGCCGGGCGGATTTCCGCGGGCGAGCTGGCGGCTTTCGTCTTCTACAGCCTGATCGTCGGCTCGGCCTTCGGCACCCTCAGCGAGGTGATAGGCGAGCTGCAGCGCGCGGCGGGTGCAGCCGAGCGCATCGCCGAGCTGTTGCGGGCGCGCAACGAAATCACCCCGCCAGGCGGCGACGCCGCGCTGCGGCTGCAGCAGCCGGTACGCGGGCGCATCGAGCTTGAGGGGGTGCGCTTCGCCTATCCCTCGCGGCCTGGCATCTTGGCCATCGACGGCATCGACCTGAGCGTCGCGCCCGGCGAGACCCTGGCCCTGGTCGGACCCTCCGGTGCCGGCAAGTCGACCCTGTTCGACCTGCTGCTGCGCTTCTTCGATCCCCAGCAGGGGCGCATCCTGATCGACGGCCAGGCCATCGAGCGGCTCGATCCGGCCCAGTTGCGAGGCTGCTTCGCCCTGGTGTCGCAGAGCCCTGCGCTGTTCTTCGGCACGGTCGAGGACAATATTCGCTACGGCAAGACCGATGCCGGCCACGCCGAGGTCGAGGCCGCGGCGCGAGCCGCCCATGCCCATGAGTTCATCATGAGGTTGCCGGCGGGCTACCAGACCCATCTCGGCGACGCCGGCCTGGGGCTGTCCGGCGGTCAGCGCCAGCGTCTGGCGATCGCCCGTGCGCTGTTGGTCGATGCGCCTATCCTGCTGCTGGACGAGGCCACCAGCGCGCTGGACGCGCAGAGCGAACACCTGATCCAGCAGGCTTTGCCGCGGCTGATGGCCGGGCGCACCACGCTGGTGATTGCCCATCGCCTGGCGACGGTGAAAAGCGCCGACCGTATCGCGGTCATCGAACATGGCCGGCTGGCGGCCGTCGGCAGCCATGCCGAGCTGCTGGCGAGCAGCCCGCTCTACGCCCGGCTGGCGGCGCT contains the following coding sequences:
- a CDS encoding thiol-disulfide oxidoreductase DCC family protein, producing the protein MNSGRFPPYLQPGERVVLFDGVCKLCNGWAKFLIRHDRQRRFRLAAVQSPQGQAILAWFGLPLERFDTMAYVEGNQLFVRSTAVLRILDLLGWPWRAFGLLRLCPRPVRDWAYDRIALNRYRLFGRYPSCLLPDPDHARRFLHG
- a CDS encoding ABC transporter transmembrane domain-containing protein, with the protein product MSGVLSARQRDALRMAWHFVAPYRGRILAALLALLFTAAITLSMGQGIRLLVDQGLATQSAQALRDAIGLFFVLVLALAIGTFTRFYLVSWIGERFVADIRKRVFDHLIGLHPGFYESNRSSEIQSRLTADTTLLQSVIGSSLSMALRNLIMLAGGVVLLIVTNPKLSGIVLLALPLVVAPILIFGRRVRQLSRLSQDRVADVGSYVGEALGQIKTVQAYNHQAEDRRRFALSAEAAFDIARKRIMQRAWLVTLVIVLVLGAVGVMLWVGGMDVIAGRISAGELAAFVFYSLIVGSAFGTLSEVIGELQRAAGAAERIAELLRARNEITPPGGDAALRLQQPVRGRIELEGVRFAYPSRPGILAIDGIDLSVAPGETLALVGPSGAGKSTLFDLLLRFFDPQQGRILIDGQAIERLDPAQLRGCFALVSQSPALFFGTVEDNIRYGKTDAGHAEVEAAARAAHAHEFIMRLPAGYQTHLGDAGLGLSGGQRQRLAIARALLVDAPILLLDEATSALDAQSEHLIQQALPRLMAGRTTLVIAHRLATVKSADRIAVIEHGRLAAVGSHAELLASSPLYARLAALQFDVAG
- a CDS encoding DoxX-like family protein, with translation MVECRLQQIALVARTALALVFLWHGLVPKILWLSPDEVAMIEAHGLPAAAQVAMLAGVAEVLLAALLMLLRRRRWPLLLAGLVLVGLLVDVVLFSPHLLIQAFNPLSTNLAALALCLLAWLAEGPSKTSTARARV